The Candidatus Eisenbacteria bacterium genome includes a region encoding these proteins:
- a CDS encoding cold-shock protein, producing MARGTVKWFSDQKGYGFITAEGSEESEVFVHFSAIECQGFKTLHPGETVEFELKHGKQSTVEAAHVFKV from the coding sequence ATGGCGCGTGGCACCGTCAAGTGGTTCAGTGACCAGAAGGGCTACGGGTTCATCACCGCGGAGGGCTCGGAGGAGTCCGAGGTGTTCGTCCACTTCTCGGCCATCGAGTGCCAGGGCTTCAAGACCCTGCACCCGGGCGAGACGGTGGAGTTCGAGTTGAAGCACGGCAAGCAGAGCACGGTCGAAGCCGCCCACGTCTTCAAAGTCTGA
- a CDS encoding tetratricopeptide repeat protein — MSPSDASPIAPIARALQLSDQGRFAEAVECLARGLEAVGGPDEVQRYATALGELAGASETAGHPEVALRALEIATQVVEWADYWCQLGCLRMQRGRRAEARRAFERALAINPRYRRAAVERALLDAREGRIGEALETLRVLAGEGRVAEPGTFQQGLERLGRADFDDAAPLLHEALDAGDRWLDAQMQRYQELLLLPDPARALEQLRTAALERPNYPDLHLLLGAHELQQGALDDAIESLARALELNPSFHAARIELARALEAVGQTPQALDQIALVLECEPTHSAARQLHDQLTSRRPNARARAESASERS; from the coding sequence ATGTCCCCATCCGACGCTTCGCCGATCGCGCCGATCGCGCGCGCCCTGCAGCTTTCCGACCAGGGCCGTTTCGCCGAGGCCGTCGAGTGCCTCGCCCGCGGGCTCGAGGCGGTGGGAGGACCGGACGAGGTGCAGCGCTACGCCACCGCGCTCGGCGAGCTCGCCGGCGCTTCGGAGACCGCCGGACACCCGGAGGTCGCCCTGCGGGCGCTCGAAATCGCGACCCAGGTCGTCGAATGGGCGGACTACTGGTGCCAGCTCGGCTGCCTGCGAATGCAGCGCGGGCGGCGGGCCGAGGCGCGAAGGGCGTTCGAGCGCGCCCTCGCCATCAACCCGCGCTACCGGCGCGCCGCCGTCGAGCGCGCGCTGCTCGACGCGCGCGAGGGACGGATCGGCGAGGCGCTCGAAACGCTGCGGGTGCTTGCCGGCGAAGGCAGGGTCGCCGAACCGGGGACCTTCCAGCAGGGTCTCGAGCGGCTCGGCCGCGCCGACTTCGACGACGCGGCGCCGCTGCTGCACGAGGCTCTGGACGCGGGGGACCGCTGGCTCGACGCGCAGATGCAGCGCTATCAGGAACTGCTGCTGCTCCCGGACCCGGCACGTGCGCTGGAACAACTCCGTACGGCGGCGCTCGAGCGGCCCAACTACCCGGACCTGCACCTGCTCCTCGGCGCGCACGAACTGCAGCAGGGAGCACTCGACGACGCGATCGAGTCGCTGGCCCGGGCGCTGGAGCTGAACCCGTCGTTCCACGCGGCACGCATCGAGCTGGCCCGTGCCCTCGAGGCGGTGGGCCAGACCCCGCAGGCGCTCGACCAGATCGCCCTGGTGCTGGAGTGCGAGCCGACCCACTCCGCGGCGCGCCAGCTTCACGATCAGTTGACGTCCCGGCGACCGAACGCCCGCGCCCGCGCCGAGTCCGCCTCCGAACGGTCTTGA
- the topA gene encoding type I DNA topoisomerase encodes MRRKAAGRDSAPEADAPIDEAELEATFGSKAEGKNLVVVESPTKSKTLNKFLGRDFFVLASNGHVMDLPKSKLGVDLDNDFAPQYEPIPSKRQVVARLRAAARRAANIYLAPDPDREGEAIACHLADLLKGTKRPIRRLTFNEITQRAVTDALAHPRDLDRNLYNAQQGRRVLDRLVGYKVSPFVWNTVKYGLSAGRVQSVALRLIVEREKERLAFVPEEYWTLDVDYETPQGERFTARLTRVDGEKLEKDQLRGAGAGERAAALADELRGAAARITGIETKPRSKGAVPPFNTSALQQAASNRHGFTSQRTMQIAQKLYEGIEVKGQGSVGLITYMRTDSFRLSDEALAETRGWLGREFGPEYVPAKPNFYRSKKGAQEAHEAIRPSSIERTPASLRPFLTDEQFKLYDLIWKRAVASQATPAEYDATSVEIEAGRLGLRAAGSVLRFPGWLKVYGRDEEDEAEEGRLPALESGTPLHVAGEATAGGTLAPDADAVPESPVRADQHFTQPPPRYTDASLVKALEEENIGRPSTYATIVSTITRRDYVEREGRSLKPTDLGILVTDLLVEHFPDVFNLRFTAGMEEELDEVEEGKREWQSVVRDLWTPLSRDLEHLKGRTKEIKAGLQKPTDIDCPSCGRKLVKKFGRNGAFLACPGYPECKHTQPLDESELPVHVEGECPVCGSSLVARNGPYGRYIHCIRRPECKFTKPFTLGVRCPKCGEGEIAEKRSRKGKTFFSCTRFPACDYALWDRPRPTPCPSCGAPFLVEKVSRAGTSLQCLTCKSRFPLEAASA; translated from the coding sequence GTGCGACGCAAGGCGGCCGGTCGGGACTCCGCGCCCGAAGCGGACGCGCCCATCGACGAGGCCGAGCTCGAGGCGACATTCGGCAGCAAGGCCGAGGGCAAGAACCTGGTCGTCGTCGAGTCGCCGACCAAGTCGAAGACGCTGAACAAATTTCTCGGCCGCGACTTCTTCGTGCTCGCCTCGAACGGCCACGTCATGGACCTGCCCAAGAGCAAGCTGGGCGTGGACCTCGACAACGACTTCGCCCCGCAGTACGAGCCGATTCCGAGCAAGCGGCAGGTCGTCGCCCGGCTCAGGGCCGCCGCCCGGCGCGCCGCCAACATCTATCTCGCGCCCGACCCGGACCGCGAGGGCGAGGCGATCGCGTGTCACCTCGCCGACCTGCTCAAGGGCACGAAGCGCCCCATCCGGCGGCTGACGTTCAACGAGATCACCCAGCGGGCCGTGACCGACGCGCTCGCGCACCCCCGCGATCTCGACCGGAACCTGTACAACGCCCAGCAGGGCCGGCGCGTCCTCGACCGCCTGGTGGGTTACAAGGTCAGCCCGTTCGTGTGGAACACGGTCAAGTACGGCCTGTCGGCCGGCCGCGTGCAGAGCGTCGCCCTGCGCCTAATCGTGGAGCGCGAGAAGGAGCGCCTGGCGTTCGTCCCCGAGGAGTACTGGACCCTCGACGTGGACTACGAAACGCCGCAGGGCGAGCGCTTCACCGCGCGGCTCACGCGCGTGGACGGCGAGAAGCTCGAGAAGGACCAGCTGCGCGGCGCCGGGGCGGGCGAGCGCGCGGCCGCGCTCGCGGACGAGCTGCGCGGCGCCGCCGCGCGCATCACCGGGATCGAGACGAAGCCGCGGTCCAAGGGCGCGGTGCCGCCGTTCAACACCAGCGCGCTGCAGCAGGCCGCTTCGAACCGGCACGGCTTCACCAGCCAGCGCACCATGCAGATCGCGCAGAAGCTGTACGAGGGCATCGAGGTGAAGGGGCAGGGGAGCGTCGGGCTCATCACCTACATGCGCACCGACTCCTTCCGGCTCTCCGACGAGGCGCTGGCGGAAACGCGCGGCTGGCTCGGACGCGAGTTCGGCCCGGAGTACGTGCCCGCGAAGCCGAACTTCTACCGCAGCAAGAAGGGGGCGCAGGAGGCGCATGAGGCGATCCGCCCCTCGTCCATCGAGCGGACGCCCGCTTCGCTACGGCCGTTCCTCACCGACGAGCAGTTCAAGCTCTACGACCTGATCTGGAAGCGCGCGGTCGCCTCGCAGGCGACCCCGGCCGAGTACGACGCGACCAGCGTCGAGATCGAGGCCGGCCGTCTCGGCCTGCGCGCCGCGGGCAGCGTGCTGCGCTTTCCGGGCTGGCTCAAGGTCTACGGGCGCGACGAGGAGGACGAGGCCGAGGAGGGCCGCCTGCCGGCGCTCGAATCCGGCACGCCGCTGCACGTCGCGGGCGAGGCGACCGCCGGCGGGACGCTCGCTCCGGACGCCGACGCCGTGCCGGAGTCGCCGGTGCGCGCCGACCAGCACTTCACGCAGCCGCCTCCGCGCTACACCGACGCTTCGCTCGTCAAGGCGCTCGAGGAGGAGAACATCGGCCGGCCGAGCACCTACGCCACGATCGTCTCGACGATCACGCGTCGCGACTACGTCGAGCGCGAGGGCCGTTCGCTCAAGCCCACCGATCTCGGCATCCTCGTCACCGACCTGCTGGTCGAGCACTTCCCCGACGTCTTCAACCTCCGCTTCACGGCCGGGATGGAGGAGGAGCTGGACGAGGTCGAGGAAGGCAAGCGCGAGTGGCAGTCGGTCGTACGCGACCTGTGGACGCCCCTGTCGCGGGACCTCGAGCACCTGAAGGGCCGGACGAAGGAGATCAAGGCGGGACTGCAGAAGCCGACCGACATCGACTGCCCCTCGTGCGGCCGCAAGCTGGTCAAGAAGTTCGGACGCAACGGCGCGTTCCTCGCCTGCCCGGGTTACCCCGAGTGCAAGCACACGCAGCCGCTCGACGAGTCGGAGCTGCCGGTGCACGTCGAGGGCGAGTGTCCGGTGTGCGGCAGCAGCCTCGTCGCCCGCAACGGCCCGTACGGGCGGTACATCCACTGCATCCGCCGCCCCGAGTGCAAGTTCACCAAGCCGTTCACGCTCGGCGTGCGCTGCCCGAAGTGCGGCGAGGGCGAGATCGCCGAGAAGCGATCGAGGAAGGGCAAGACGTTCTTCTCGTGCACCCGCTTTCCGGCCTGCGACTACGCGCTGTGGGACCGGCCGCGGCCGACGCCGTGCCCGAGCTGCGGCGCGCCGTTCCTCGTCGAGAAGGTGAGCCGGGCCGGAACGAGCCTGCAGTGCCTGACCTGCAAGAGCCGCTTCCCGCTCGAGGCCGCGAGTGCGTGA
- the secA gene encoding preprotein translocase subunit SecA, whose amino-acid sequence MFESLLKTVFGSKHDREIRRVRPIVDEINRFDGEWNALSDEQLRDKTVEFRRRLAAGEDSLDDLLPEAFAAVKQACRRQCGQTWDVCGIPIRWEMVPYDVQLIGGIMLHEGKIAEMATGEGKTLVATLPIYLNALAGRGVHLVTVNDYLARRDSQWMGRIYEVLGLTVGCIQNQMDPATRREQYARDITYGTNNEFGFDYLRDNMAVRPEHKVQRGFAYAIVDEVDSVLIDEARTPLIISGPVDAGDQGFDELKPLVERVVRAQQQWVTTAMADAERLLQDPKSEWDASVKLLQLQRAAPKHKRFMKLLSEQPGLKKLIVRAELEYLRDKRLHELDEELLYTIDEKSRNVDLLEKGRALMTPSDPEKFVVPDLTAQLAELEGREDLEPDQRVAERDAIYRAYGEKNEKIHSIGALLKAYSLYEKDVDYVVQDGKVMIVDEFTGRLMPGRRWSDGIHQAVEAKENVHVEGETQTLATITLQNFFRMYEKLAGMTGTAETEAGEFWEIYKLDVAVIPTNKPIHRQDENDVVYRTKREKFKAVIDEIAASHERGQPVLVGTITVEVSELLSRMLKIRGIRHNVLNAKFHQQEAEIVAGAGQQGAVTIATNMAGRGTDIKLGAGVPELGGLHIVGTERHESRRIDRQLRGRSGRQGDPGSSRFFLSLEDDLMRLFGAERIAGLMEKMGVEEGEVIEHGLVTASIGRAQKRVEAHNFGIRKHLLEYDNVMNKQREEVYRQRNEALMSEDISARVLEDVQEVVADRVDRFTGAGKTHRDEWNLRGLADELAYLLMTPVSSEELEGERHEDVLEAALRVAERGYRAREAEFTPRITRELERHLYLYTLDERWREHLHELDNLKGGIGLRAYGQRDPLVEYKREAFTTFETMMGETREEFVQRFFRVQLQPAAAQEVIDEAPPPPRQMVARHAETQAFGGGPEPEAPGDAPAAPVERVAAQPVRNAPRVGRNDPCWCGSGRKYKKCHMPIDEGVESGT is encoded by the coding sequence ATGTTCGAGAGCCTTCTCAAGACCGTCTTCGGTTCCAAGCACGACCGCGAAATCCGGCGGGTCCGGCCCATCGTCGACGAAATCAACCGTTTCGACGGGGAGTGGAACGCCCTGTCCGACGAGCAGCTCCGGGACAAGACCGTCGAGTTCCGCCGCCGCCTGGCCGCCGGCGAGGATTCGCTGGACGACCTGCTTCCCGAGGCGTTTGCCGCCGTCAAACAGGCCTGCCGGCGCCAGTGCGGGCAGACCTGGGACGTCTGCGGGATCCCGATCCGCTGGGAAATGGTGCCCTACGACGTCCAGCTGATCGGCGGAATCATGCTGCACGAAGGCAAGATCGCCGAAATGGCGACCGGCGAGGGCAAGACCCTGGTCGCGACCCTTCCGATCTACCTGAACGCGCTCGCCGGTCGCGGCGTCCACCTCGTCACGGTCAACGACTACCTCGCCCGTCGTGACAGCCAGTGGATGGGACGCATCTACGAAGTGCTCGGTCTGACGGTGGGCTGCATCCAGAACCAGATGGATCCCGCGACGCGCCGCGAGCAGTACGCCCGCGACATCACGTACGGAACGAACAACGAGTTCGGCTTCGACTACCTGCGCGACAACATGGCCGTGCGCCCCGAGCACAAGGTGCAGCGCGGCTTCGCCTACGCGATCGTGGACGAGGTGGACTCGGTGCTGATCGACGAGGCGCGCACCCCGCTCATCATCTCGGGGCCGGTGGACGCCGGCGACCAGGGCTTCGACGAGCTCAAGCCGCTCGTCGAACGGGTCGTCCGTGCCCAGCAGCAGTGGGTGACGACGGCGATGGCGGACGCCGAGAGGCTGCTCCAGGACCCCAAGTCGGAGTGGGACGCGAGCGTCAAGCTGCTCCAGCTCCAGCGCGCGGCGCCCAAGCACAAGCGCTTCATGAAGCTGCTTTCGGAGCAGCCGGGCCTCAAGAAGCTGATCGTCCGTGCCGAGCTCGAGTACCTGCGCGACAAGCGCCTGCACGAGCTGGACGAGGAGCTGCTCTACACGATCGACGAAAAGTCGCGGAACGTGGACCTGCTCGAGAAGGGCCGCGCGCTGATGACGCCGTCGGATCCGGAGAAGTTCGTCGTGCCGGACCTGACCGCGCAACTCGCCGAGCTCGAGGGACGCGAGGACCTCGAGCCCGACCAGCGCGTGGCCGAGCGCGACGCGATCTACCGCGCCTACGGCGAGAAGAACGAGAAGATCCACAGCATCGGCGCGCTGCTCAAGGCCTACTCCCTGTACGAGAAGGACGTGGACTACGTCGTGCAGGACGGCAAGGTCATGATCGTGGACGAGTTCACCGGCCGCCTGATGCCCGGGCGCCGCTGGTCGGACGGCATCCACCAGGCCGTCGAGGCGAAGGAGAACGTGCACGTCGAGGGCGAGACCCAGACGCTCGCCACCATCACGCTGCAGAACTTCTTCCGCATGTACGAGAAGCTCGCGGGCATGACCGGCACGGCCGAGACCGAGGCGGGCGAGTTCTGGGAGATCTACAAGCTCGACGTGGCCGTGATCCCGACGAACAAGCCGATCCACCGCCAGGACGAGAACGACGTCGTCTACCGGACGAAGCGCGAGAAGTTCAAGGCCGTCATCGACGAGATCGCGGCCAGCCACGAGCGCGGCCAGCCGGTGCTGGTGGGCACGATCACCGTCGAGGTGAGCGAACTGCTGTCGCGCATGCTCAAGATCCGCGGCATCCGGCACAACGTGCTGAACGCGAAGTTCCACCAGCAGGAGGCCGAGATCGTCGCCGGCGCGGGCCAGCAGGGCGCCGTGACCATCGCGACCAACATGGCCGGCCGCGGTACCGACATCAAGCTCGGCGCCGGCGTGCCCGAACTCGGGGGGCTGCACATCGTCGGCACCGAACGCCACGAGTCGCGGCGCATCGACCGGCAGCTGCGCGGCCGCTCGGGCCGCCAGGGAGACCCGGGCTCGTCGAGGTTCTTCCTGTCGCTCGAGGACGACCTCATGCGTCTGTTCGGCGCCGAGAGGATCGCCGGGCTGATGGAGAAGATGGGGGTCGAGGAGGGCGAGGTCATCGAGCACGGCCTCGTGACCGCCTCGATCGGCCGCGCGCAGAAGCGCGTCGAGGCGCACAATTTCGGCATCCGGAAGCACCTGCTCGAGTACGACAACGTGATGAACAAGCAGCGCGAGGAGGTCTACCGCCAGCGCAACGAGGCGCTCATGAGCGAGGACATCAGCGCGCGGGTGCTCGAGGACGTGCAGGAGGTGGTCGCCGACCGCGTGGACCGCTTCACCGGCGCGGGCAAGACGCACCGCGACGAATGGAACCTGCGCGGCCTCGCCGACGAGCTGGCCTATCTGCTGATGACGCCCGTTTCGTCCGAGGAGCTCGAGGGGGAGCGGCACGAGGACGTGCTCGAGGCGGCGTTGCGCGTCGCCGAGCGCGGCTACCGCGCGCGCGAGGCCGAGTTCACGCCGCGGATCACGCGCGAGCTCGAGCGGCATCTGTACCTCTACACCCTCGACGAGCGCTGGCGGGAGCACCTTCACGAGCTCGACAATCTGAAGGGTGGAATCGGCCTGCGCGCCTACGGGCAGCGGGACCCTCTCGTCGAGTACAAGCGGGAGGCGTTCACCACCTTCGAGACGATGATGGGCGAGACGCGGGAGGAGTTCGTTCAGCGCTTCTTCCGCGTGCAGCTTCAGCCGGCGGCCGCGCAGGAGGTGATCGACGAGGCTCCGCCGCCGCCCCGGCAGATGGTGGCGCGGCACGCCGAGACGCAGGCGTTCGGCGGCGGCCCCGAGCCCGAAGCTCCGGGCGACGCGCCCGCGGCGCCCGTCGAGCGGGTCGCGGCGCAGCCCGTCCGCAACGCTCCGCGTGTCGGGCGCAACGACCCGTGCTGGTGCGGGAGCGGCAGGAAGTACAAGAAGTGCCACATGCCCATTGACGAAGGCGTGGAGAGCGGGACATGA
- a CDS encoding tyrosine-type recombinase/integrase: MREELDAFLRELSAARRASPHTVAGYRRDLNWLLDFLARDGRPFAASAGGAAADTPPSRERPVPRERWNRGNLERAQREHFRTGHAATSTARALAAWRTFERFLARRDGATPQPAKALPSPRKPARLPRTLPQVELNDALDRLAGADDGLALRDGALLELAYSAGLRVSELVGLNRGDLDRAGRLLRVRGKGRRERIAPLGQRALAALDRYHQAAGAASRPPGEPLFAGRAGRLSVRTVQRVVARRLSRAAAGLGVTPHALRHSFASHLLDAGADLRAIQELLGHRSLASTQIYTHVSRRKLRAAYAQAHPRA, encoded by the coding sequence GTGCGTGAGGAGCTGGACGCCTTCCTGCGCGAGCTTTCGGCGGCGCGGCGCGCCTCGCCGCACACCGTCGCGGGCTATCGCCGCGACCTGAACTGGCTGCTGGACTTTCTCGCCCGCGACGGCCGCCCGTTCGCGGCGTCCGCCGGCGGAGCCGCGGCCGACACTCCTCCGTCCCGCGAGCGACCGGTGCCGCGCGAGCGCTGGAATCGCGGGAATCTCGAGCGGGCGCAGCGCGAGCACTTCCGCACCGGTCACGCCGCGACGAGCACGGCGCGGGCGCTGGCGGCATGGCGCACCTTCGAGCGCTTCCTCGCCCGCAGGGACGGCGCGACGCCGCAGCCGGCGAAGGCCCTGCCCTCGCCGCGCAAGCCCGCCCGGCTTCCGCGCACGCTGCCGCAGGTGGAGCTGAACGACGCGCTCGACCGGTTGGCCGGCGCCGACGACGGGCTCGCGTTGCGGGACGGCGCGTTGCTCGAGCTGGCCTACTCCGCCGGCCTGCGCGTGTCGGAACTGGTGGGACTGAACCGGGGCGATCTCGACCGCGCCGGCCGGCTGCTGCGCGTGCGCGGCAAGGGCCGCCGCGAACGCATCGCGCCGCTCGGCCAGCGCGCCCTCGCGGCGCTCGACCGCTACCATCAGGCGGCGGGAGCGGCCTCGCGCCCTCCCGGCGAGCCGTTGTTCGCGGGCCGCGCCGGCCGGCTGTCGGTGCGCACCGTGCAGCGCGTCGTGGCGCGCCGGCTGTCACGGGCCGCCGCCGGGCTGGGCGTGACGCCGCATGCGCTGCGGCACTCGTTCGCGAGCCACCTGCTCGATGCGGGCGCCGACCTGCGCGCGATCCAGGAGTTGCTCGGCCACCGCTCGCTCGCCAGCACCCAGATCTACACCCACGTTTCGCGGCGCAAGCTGCGGGCGGCGTATGCGCAGGCCCATCCGCGGGCCTGA
- a CDS encoding DUF494 family protein, whose product MSQHTGPDDVGRLLRLLCDKLEDHLEGDDLALETLGEALEEGGFSSEDVMSAVLAIRCIVNGGEPAGWVAGAPGRHAARVLNAEERESLSTEAWGYLLDLRLQGTLDSEQFERVLESLTASGVRPVSVEHARDVAARIALDHATAGGNGETGHGDVEVAH is encoded by the coding sequence ATGAGCCAACACACCGGACCGGACGACGTCGGACGCCTGCTGCGCCTGCTGTGCGACAAGCTCGAGGATCACCTGGAGGGCGACGATCTGGCGCTGGAGACGCTGGGTGAGGCGCTTGAGGAAGGTGGCTTCAGCTCCGAGGACGTGATGTCGGCCGTGCTCGCGATCCGCTGCATCGTGAACGGAGGGGAGCCGGCGGGCTGGGTCGCCGGCGCGCCCGGACGTCATGCGGCCCGCGTGTTGAACGCCGAGGAACGGGAATCGCTGAGCACCGAGGCGTGGGGCTACCTGCTCGACCTGCGGCTGCAGGGCACCCTGGACTCGGAGCAGTTCGAGCGCGTGCTCGAATCGCTGACGGCCAGCGGAGTCCGTCCGGTCAGCGTCGAGCACGCGCGGGACGTGGCGGCGCGTATCGCGCTCGATCACGCGACGGCAGGCGGCAACGGGGAGACGGGGCATGGCGACGTCGAAGTCGCGCACTGA
- a CDS encoding Ig-like domain-containing protein: protein MRRPIRGPEASAARAPAIAALLAFLALAGCAKKAPPSGGPPDLEPPRVVSVSPDSGSAGVPRDVRVSITFSEGMEPRGTGEAVEFSPPLEIRQRRWAGRTLTLVPAESLRADHAYTLFIGGNARDRHGNNLADPRTIVFTTASTFPVGSLEGQLEAVGFQAQGTLLWCYRDGRQPDSTARDFDALGVVDRTGSFRIAGLETGVPWRVWAFADLNHNRSLEPGSDILEPADTVVTLTPEHPAATGIRFKLVNQRAQGRFGGVVVDTISSQAGSLRLIVTSVADTTRRLLYEVPPSGSFDLRMDPGLYRVRAFRDLDRNRAWKRDTEPASIEVEVRIPPGGEVLGNTFVLFLHREAQPAPEPEPEPAPEKRP, encoded by the coding sequence ATGCGCAGGCCCATCCGCGGGCCTGAGGCGTCCGCGGCGCGGGCGCCGGCGATCGCGGCCCTGCTCGCGTTCCTGGCCCTGGCGGGCTGCGCGAAGAAGGCGCCGCCTTCGGGCGGGCCGCCGGACCTCGAGCCGCCGCGCGTCGTGTCCGTCTCGCCCGACTCGGGCTCGGCGGGCGTGCCACGCGACGTTCGCGTCTCGATCACGTTCAGCGAAGGCATGGAGCCGCGCGGCACGGGCGAGGCCGTCGAGTTCTCGCCGCCGCTCGAGATCCGGCAGCGCCGCTGGGCCGGGCGCACGCTCACGCTCGTGCCCGCGGAATCGCTGCGGGCCGATCACGCCTACACCCTGTTCATCGGCGGCAACGCGCGCGACCGCCACGGCAACAACCTCGCCGATCCCCGGACCATCGTCTTCACCACCGCGTCCACGTTTCCCGTCGGCAGCCTCGAGGGCCAGCTCGAGGCGGTCGGCTTCCAGGCACAGGGCACGCTGTTGTGGTGCTACCGCGACGGCCGGCAGCCGGACAGCACCGCCCGGGACTTCGACGCGCTGGGCGTCGTGGACCGCACCGGTTCCTTCCGGATCGCAGGGCTGGAGACCGGAGTCCCCTGGCGCGTCTGGGCGTTCGCCGACCTCAACCACAACCGCTCGCTCGAGCCCGGCAGCGACATCCTCGAACCGGCCGACACCGTCGTCACGCTGACTCCCGAACACCCCGCGGCGACCGGGATCCGCTTCAAGCTCGTCAACCAGCGCGCGCAGGGCCGCTTCGGGGGCGTGGTGGTGGACACCATCAGCAGCCAGGCGGGTTCGCTTCGGCTGATCGTGACGTCGGTTGCCGACACGACGCGGCGCCTGCTCTACGAAGTACCGCCCTCGGGCAGCTTCGACCTGCGCATGGATCCGGGGCTCTACCGGGTCCGCGCGTTCCGCGACCTCGACCGGAATCGCGCCTGGAAGCGCGACACCGAGCCCGCCAGCATCGAGGTGGAGGTGCGCATCCCGCCCGGCGGCGAGGTGCTCGGCAACACGTTCGTGCTCTTCCTCCATCGCGAGGCGCAGCCCGCCCCCGAACCGGAGCCGGAGCCCGCGCCGGAGAAGCGGCCGTGA